A DNA window from Brassica napus cultivar Da-Ae chromosome C1, Da-Ae, whole genome shotgun sequence contains the following coding sequences:
- the LOC106430373 gene encoding uncharacterized protein LOC106430373 isoform X2 has product MSSTAIGVSLSMSSRIRRGGGGEVDVERVLVTASPTTLKLNQTRRVVAGRFLGMKKRFHGTVAITKAEVDDGEEKMTSRNMRVGLICGGPSAERGISLNSVRSVLDHIQGNGISVSCYYIDPDLNAYAISSAQVYSNTPADFDFKLESLAQAFASLSELAEHLVSAVDIVFPVIHGRFGEDGGIQELLESHNIPFVGTGSVECRRAFDKYEASLALKEHGFMSVPNYLVQGTEVDESEIAQWFTDNQLDLEVGKVVVKPANSGSSIGVKVAFGVKDSIKKATELILEGIDKRVVVEAFIENAYEFTAIVLDVGSASDCHPVVLLPSEVELKFHGSGDTKENAIFDYRRKYLPTQQVTYHTPPRFPIHVIKSIREEASLLFKKLSLRDFARFDGWYLTPTSNLASSASQTLTRSGDIIFTDINLISGMEQTSLFFQQASKVGFSHSNILRTIIYRASSRYRQLSWYNYDESSRGSKTMETPGDVQKVFVLFGGDTSERQVSVISGTNIWMNLQRFGDLKVTPCLLCSSLSNSMGAFPDKTESDLDNREVWLLPYSVVLRHTVEEVLAACMEAIDPDRARFTSLLQQQVKEDLMNALKNHSWFAGFDIIDEVPMRFSLKDWIKLAKESEATVFLSAHGGIGEDGTMQALLEDEGVPYTGVHASRICMDKAMASKALSHLSEFGVQTISNEVKRTEDIIHESIPDIWDELITKFKCLTLCVKPARDGCSTGVARLCSSDDLEVYVQALRDCLPRIRANSFSKTHGMIEMPNPTPELLIFEPFIETDEVIVSSKSSEKLSWKGSRRWVEITVGVIGKHGSMCSLSPSLTVKESGDILSLEEKFQGGTGINLTPPPTTIMSKEALERCKRGIELIAKTLGLEGFSRIDAFVHVETGDVMAIEVNTVPGMTPSTVLIQQALAEQPPMYPPQFFRTLLNLAAQRVK; this is encoded by the exons ATGTCATCCACGGCCATCGGTGTCAGCTTGTCAATGAGTAGCCGCataagaagaggaggaggaggagaagtcGATGTTGAAAGAGTACTAGTGACGGCCTCACCGACAACATTGAAGCTGAATCAGACCCGGAGAGTAGTCGCAGGCAGGTTTTTGGGGATGAAGAAAAGATTCCATGGTACCGTAGCAATCACTAAGGCAGAGGTGGACGACGGAGAGGAGAAGATGACTAGTAGGAATATGAGAGTTGGACTCATTTGCGGAGGTCCGTCGGCAGAGCGTGGGATTTCTTTAAACTCTGTTAGATCAGTTCTTGATCATATTCAG GGTAATGGTATAAGCGTCAGCTGCTATTACATAGATCCTGATCTCAACGCTTATGCAATATCCTCTGCTCAG GTGTACTCAAATACTCCGGCAGATTTTGATTTCAAGCTCGAGAG TCTTGCACAAGCATTTGCTTCGTTATCAGAATTGGCCGAGCATCTTGTTTCAGCTGTTGACATTGTCTTCCCAGTAATTCATGGTCGGTTCGGTGAAGATGGTGGCATTCag GAGCTGTTGGAGAGTCATAACATTCCATTTGTCGGTACCGGATCCGTAGAATGTCGCCGAGCCTTTGACAAG TATGAAGCCTCTTTGGCGCTCAAGGAGCATGGGTTCATGTCAGTACCGAACTACTTGGTTCAG GGAACTGAAGTAGACGAAAGTGAAATAGCGCAATGGTTTACGGATAATCAGCTGGACCTCGAGGTTGGAAAAGTCGTG GTAAAACCAGCGAACTCAGGATCTAGCATTGGTGTCAAGGTTGCTTTTGGCGTAAAAGACTCAATTAAGAAGGCTACTGAACTTATTCTAGAG GGAATTGACAAAAGGGTAGTTGTTGAGGCGTTTATTGAAAATGCATATGAGTTTACTGCCATCGTCTTGGATGTCGGTTCTGCCTCTGATTGCCATCCTGTTGTGCTGTTACCTTCTGAG GTAGAACTTAAGTTCCACGGAAGTGGTGATACGAAAGAAAACGCCATCTTCGACTACCGGAGGAAGTATCTGCCGACACAACAG gTCACCTATCATACTCCTCCTCGGTTTCCTATCCATGTTATCAAAAGCATACGTGAAGAGGCATCTCTTCTATTCAAAAAGCTAAGTCTACGCGATTTTGCTCGCTTTGATGGATGGTATTTGACTCCCACTTCAAATTTAGCATCATCTGCAAGTCAAACGCTTACAAGATCAGGGGATATTATATTCACAGACATCAACCTG ATAAGTGGCATGGAACAAACTAGCTTGTTCTTCCAGCAGGCTTCTAAg GTTGGATTTTCTCATTCAAACATTTTACGAACAATAATCTACCGTGCTAGCTCAAGGTATCGCCAGCTTTCTTGGTATAATTATGATGAGTCTAGCCGAGGTTCAAAAACCATGGAAACCCCCGGGGACGTCCAGAAAGTGTTTGTCTTATTTGGAGGAGACACTTCAGAGCGGCAGGTCTCAGTCATCAGCGGAACAAATATATGGATGAATTTACAAAGATTTGGAGAT CTCAAGGTAACTCCTTGCTTGCTATGTTCATCACTTAGCAACTCAATGGGCGCATTTCCGGACAAAACAGAATCAGATTTGGACAATAGAGAAGTTTGGTTATTACC CTACTCTGTTGTGCTAAGGCACACTGTTGAGGAAGTTCTTGCAGCTTGCATGGAAGCTATTGACCCTGATCGGGCTCGTTTTACGTCTCTGCTGCAGCAGCAAGTGAAGGAGGATCTTATGAATGCTTTGAAGAATCATAGCTGGTTTGCAGGGTTTGATATAATAGACGAAGTGCCCATGAGATTCTCGTTGAAAGATTGGATCAAGCTTGCCAAGGAATCTGAAGCGACCGTGTTCCTTTCAG CGCATGGAGGAATTGGGGAAGATGGTACGATGCAGGCTTTACTGGAGGATGAAGGAGTGCCTTACACAG GAGTACATGCTTCAAGGATTTGCATGGACAAGGCTATGGCATCCAAGGCTCTTAGTCAT CTTTCAGAGTTTGGAGTTCAAACAATAAGCAATGAAGTGAAGAGAACGGAGGATATAATCCATGAGAGCATCCCTGACATTTGGGATGAATTGATCACCAAGTTTAAGTGTCTGACACTATGTGTTAAACCGGCAAGGGATGGTTGCTCCACTGGTGTTGCAAGATTATG TTCCTCTGATGACCTTGAGGTATATGTACAAGCTTTAAGAGACTGTCTACCAAGGATTCGAGCAAACTCCTTTTCCAAg ACACATGGAATGATTGAGATGCCAAATCCTACCCCAGAGCTCTTGATTTTTGAACCATTTATTGAGACAGATGAAGTCATAGTTTCATCTAAATCCAGTGAGAAGCTATCATGGAAAGGTAGTAGGCGGTGGGTAGAGATAACCGTGGGCGTAATAGGTAAGCATGGGTCGATGTGTTCGCTTAGTCCTAGTCTTACTGTCAAGGAAAGTGGCGATATATTGTCACTAGAGGAGAAGTTCCAAG GCGGCACTGGCATAAATCTCACTCCACCTCCAACAACGATCATGAG TAAGGAAGCATTAGAGAGATGCAAACGAGGAATTGAGCTGATTGCGAAAACTCTCGGGTTAGAAGGGTTTTCACGTATTGATGCTTTCGTGCACGTTGAAACAGGAGAC GTTATGGCAATAGAGGTGAATACAGTTCCCGGAATGACTCCTTCCACTGTTTTAATCCAACAG GCATTAGCAGAGCAGCCTCCAATGTACCCTCCTCAATTCTTTCGCACACTGCTTAATCTTGCTGCTCAAAGAGTCAAGTAA
- the LOC106430373 gene encoding uncharacterized protein LOC106430373 isoform X1 yields MSSTAIGVSLSMSSRIRRGGGGEVDVERVLVTASPTTLKLNQTRRVVAGRFLGMKKRFHGTVAITKAEVDDGEEKMTSRNMRVGLICGGPSAERGISLNSVRSVLDHIQGNGISVSCYYIDPDLNAYAISSAQVYSNTPADFDFKLESLAQAFASLSELAEHLVSAVDIVFPVIHGRFGEDGGIQELLESHNIPFVGTGSVECRRAFDKYEASLALKEHGFMSVPNYLVQGTEVDESEIAQWFTDNQLDLEVGKVVVKPANSGSSIGVKVAFGVKDSIKKATELILEGIDKRVVVEAFIENAYEFTAIVLDVGSASDCHPVVLLPSEVELKFHGSGDTKENAIFDYRRKYLPTQQVTYHTPPRFPIHVIKSIREEASLLFKKLSLRDFARFDGWYLTPTSNLASSASQTLTRSGDIIFTDINLISGMEQTSLFFQQASKVGFSHSNILRTIIYRASSRYRQLSWYNYDESSRGSKTMETPGDVQKVFVLFGGDTSERQVSVISGTNIWMNLQRFGDLKVTPCLLCSSLSNSMGAFPDKTESDLDNREVWLLPYSVVLRHTVEEVLAACMEAIDPDRARFTSLLQQQVKEDLMNALKNHSWFAGFDIIDEVPMRFSLKDWIKLAKESEATVFLSAHGGIGEDGTMQALLEDEGVPYTGSGVHASRICMDKAMASKALSHLSEFGVQTISNEVKRTEDIIHESIPDIWDELITKFKCLTLCVKPARDGCSTGVARLCSSDDLEVYVQALRDCLPRIRANSFSKTHGMIEMPNPTPELLIFEPFIETDEVIVSSKSSEKLSWKGSRRWVEITVGVIGKHGSMCSLSPSLTVKESGDILSLEEKFQGGTGINLTPPPTTIMSKEALERCKRGIELIAKTLGLEGFSRIDAFVHVETGDVMAIEVNTVPGMTPSTVLIQQALAEQPPMYPPQFFRTLLNLAAQRVK; encoded by the exons ATGTCATCCACGGCCATCGGTGTCAGCTTGTCAATGAGTAGCCGCataagaagaggaggaggaggagaagtcGATGTTGAAAGAGTACTAGTGACGGCCTCACCGACAACATTGAAGCTGAATCAGACCCGGAGAGTAGTCGCAGGCAGGTTTTTGGGGATGAAGAAAAGATTCCATGGTACCGTAGCAATCACTAAGGCAGAGGTGGACGACGGAGAGGAGAAGATGACTAGTAGGAATATGAGAGTTGGACTCATTTGCGGAGGTCCGTCGGCAGAGCGTGGGATTTCTTTAAACTCTGTTAGATCAGTTCTTGATCATATTCAG GGTAATGGTATAAGCGTCAGCTGCTATTACATAGATCCTGATCTCAACGCTTATGCAATATCCTCTGCTCAG GTGTACTCAAATACTCCGGCAGATTTTGATTTCAAGCTCGAGAG TCTTGCACAAGCATTTGCTTCGTTATCAGAATTGGCCGAGCATCTTGTTTCAGCTGTTGACATTGTCTTCCCAGTAATTCATGGTCGGTTCGGTGAAGATGGTGGCATTCag GAGCTGTTGGAGAGTCATAACATTCCATTTGTCGGTACCGGATCCGTAGAATGTCGCCGAGCCTTTGACAAG TATGAAGCCTCTTTGGCGCTCAAGGAGCATGGGTTCATGTCAGTACCGAACTACTTGGTTCAG GGAACTGAAGTAGACGAAAGTGAAATAGCGCAATGGTTTACGGATAATCAGCTGGACCTCGAGGTTGGAAAAGTCGTG GTAAAACCAGCGAACTCAGGATCTAGCATTGGTGTCAAGGTTGCTTTTGGCGTAAAAGACTCAATTAAGAAGGCTACTGAACTTATTCTAGAG GGAATTGACAAAAGGGTAGTTGTTGAGGCGTTTATTGAAAATGCATATGAGTTTACTGCCATCGTCTTGGATGTCGGTTCTGCCTCTGATTGCCATCCTGTTGTGCTGTTACCTTCTGAG GTAGAACTTAAGTTCCACGGAAGTGGTGATACGAAAGAAAACGCCATCTTCGACTACCGGAGGAAGTATCTGCCGACACAACAG gTCACCTATCATACTCCTCCTCGGTTTCCTATCCATGTTATCAAAAGCATACGTGAAGAGGCATCTCTTCTATTCAAAAAGCTAAGTCTACGCGATTTTGCTCGCTTTGATGGATGGTATTTGACTCCCACTTCAAATTTAGCATCATCTGCAAGTCAAACGCTTACAAGATCAGGGGATATTATATTCACAGACATCAACCTG ATAAGTGGCATGGAACAAACTAGCTTGTTCTTCCAGCAGGCTTCTAAg GTTGGATTTTCTCATTCAAACATTTTACGAACAATAATCTACCGTGCTAGCTCAAGGTATCGCCAGCTTTCTTGGTATAATTATGATGAGTCTAGCCGAGGTTCAAAAACCATGGAAACCCCCGGGGACGTCCAGAAAGTGTTTGTCTTATTTGGAGGAGACACTTCAGAGCGGCAGGTCTCAGTCATCAGCGGAACAAATATATGGATGAATTTACAAAGATTTGGAGAT CTCAAGGTAACTCCTTGCTTGCTATGTTCATCACTTAGCAACTCAATGGGCGCATTTCCGGACAAAACAGAATCAGATTTGGACAATAGAGAAGTTTGGTTATTACC CTACTCTGTTGTGCTAAGGCACACTGTTGAGGAAGTTCTTGCAGCTTGCATGGAAGCTATTGACCCTGATCGGGCTCGTTTTACGTCTCTGCTGCAGCAGCAAGTGAAGGAGGATCTTATGAATGCTTTGAAGAATCATAGCTGGTTTGCAGGGTTTGATATAATAGACGAAGTGCCCATGAGATTCTCGTTGAAAGATTGGATCAAGCTTGCCAAGGAATCTGAAGCGACCGTGTTCCTTTCAG CGCATGGAGGAATTGGGGAAGATGGTACGATGCAGGCTTTACTGGAGGATGAAGGAGTGCCTTACACAGG TTCAGGAGTACATGCTTCAAGGATTTGCATGGACAAGGCTATGGCATCCAAGGCTCTTAGTCAT CTTTCAGAGTTTGGAGTTCAAACAATAAGCAATGAAGTGAAGAGAACGGAGGATATAATCCATGAGAGCATCCCTGACATTTGGGATGAATTGATCACCAAGTTTAAGTGTCTGACACTATGTGTTAAACCGGCAAGGGATGGTTGCTCCACTGGTGTTGCAAGATTATG TTCCTCTGATGACCTTGAGGTATATGTACAAGCTTTAAGAGACTGTCTACCAAGGATTCGAGCAAACTCCTTTTCCAAg ACACATGGAATGATTGAGATGCCAAATCCTACCCCAGAGCTCTTGATTTTTGAACCATTTATTGAGACAGATGAAGTCATAGTTTCATCTAAATCCAGTGAGAAGCTATCATGGAAAGGTAGTAGGCGGTGGGTAGAGATAACCGTGGGCGTAATAGGTAAGCATGGGTCGATGTGTTCGCTTAGTCCTAGTCTTACTGTCAAGGAAAGTGGCGATATATTGTCACTAGAGGAGAAGTTCCAAG GCGGCACTGGCATAAATCTCACTCCACCTCCAACAACGATCATGAG TAAGGAAGCATTAGAGAGATGCAAACGAGGAATTGAGCTGATTGCGAAAACTCTCGGGTTAGAAGGGTTTTCACGTATTGATGCTTTCGTGCACGTTGAAACAGGAGAC GTTATGGCAATAGAGGTGAATACAGTTCCCGGAATGACTCCTTCCACTGTTTTAATCCAACAG GCATTAGCAGAGCAGCCTCCAATGTACCCTCCTCAATTCTTTCGCACACTGCTTAATCTTGCTGCTCAAAGAGTCAAGTAA